In the Victivallis sp. Marseille-Q1083 genome, one interval contains:
- a CDS encoding GGGtGRT protein — MALFEGYERRIAQINALLKEYGIESLEAADRLCKDKGVDVAAIVKGVQPICFENACWAYTLGAAVAIKKGQKAASEVAETLGEGLQAFCIPGSVADDRKVGLGHGNLAAMLLREETQCFAFCAGHESFAAAEGAIGLARSANKARKTPLKVILNGLGKDAAMIISRINGFTYVQTQFDYATGKLNIVAETPYSSGERAKVRCYGADDVREGVKIMHQEDVDVAITGNSTNPTRFQHPVMATYKKECWEKGKKFFSVASGGGTGRTLHPDNMAAGPASYGMTDTMGRMHSDAQFAGSSSVPAHVEMMGLIGMGNNPMVGASVAVAVAVSQAMQQ; from the coding sequence ATGGCACTTTTCGAAGGATATGAAAGACGCATTGCGCAAATCAACGCGCTGCTCAAAGAATACGGCATCGAATCGCTCGAAGCCGCCGACCGGCTCTGCAAGGACAAAGGCGTCGATGTCGCCGCCATCGTCAAGGGCGTTCAGCCGATCTGTTTTGAAAACGCCTGCTGGGCCTATACGCTCGGCGCGGCGGTCGCGATCAAAAAAGGCCAGAAAGCCGCCAGCGAGGTCGCCGAAACCCTCGGCGAAGGCCTGCAGGCTTTCTGTATTCCCGGTTCGGTAGCCGACGACCGTAAAGTCGGTCTGGGCCACGGCAACCTGGCGGCGATGCTGCTGCGCGAAGAGACGCAATGCTTTGCTTTCTGTGCCGGCCACGAATCGTTTGCCGCCGCCGAAGGCGCCATCGGTCTGGCCCGCAGCGCCAACAAGGCGCGCAAGACGCCGTTGAAAGTCATTCTGAACGGGCTGGGCAAAGACGCGGCGATGATCATCTCCCGCATCAACGGTTTCACTTACGTCCAGACGCAGTTCGATTATGCGACCGGTAAATTGAATATCGTCGCCGAAACGCCGTACTCCAGCGGCGAACGCGCCAAAGTGCGCTGCTACGGCGCCGACGATGTCCGCGAGGGCGTCAAGATCATGCACCAGGAAGATGTCGACGTCGCCATCACCGGCAACTCGACCAATCCGACCCGTTTCCAGCATCCGGTCATGGCGACCTATAAGAAAGAGTGCTGGGAAAAAGGCAAGAAATTCTTCTCCGTCGCTTCCGGCGGCGGCACCGGCCGGACGCTGCATCCGGACAACATGGCGGCCGGTCCGGCTTCCTACGGCATGACCGATACGATGGGCCGCATGCACTCCGATGCGCAATTCGCCGGTTCTTCTTCGGTTCCGGCCCACGTGGAAATGATGGGCCTGATCGGGATGGGCAACAATCCGATGGTCGGCGCTTCGGTGGCCGTCGCGGTGGCGGTGTCCCAGGCCATGCAGCAATAA
- a CDS encoding TIM barrel protein → MKVRIDITSAIFRNRKTADARANFTAMQQAAARYGFELGMQLHNSADDAEVKLARSLQTPLSFHAPVGNPWNINLAAADASTAWEELQDNAERMRDCQATMAVFHAFIMTDKPIPAFGRGRSYMECMQRAFRPELSFDGSDCHCGNFFALPEYRLRQQRLKERLAELRQRYPDLTFCVENDFPTFGAGNLLADQLNFLEHPVCLDTSHLWCTAGLFELDYHREIEKFLAGQRVQMVHLHASSYPRHTPRTLWWDGHLPLRTPNEMDLPRIVAACRQYRVAYFVLEISDATVEDIDYLAEMWQHAASGKDTR, encoded by the coding sequence ATGAAAGTCAGAATCGACATCACTTCAGCCATATTCCGCAACCGGAAAACGGCGGACGCACGGGCGAATTTCACCGCCATGCAGCAAGCCGCAGCGCGTTACGGTTTTGAACTGGGCATGCAGTTGCACAACTCGGCAGACGACGCGGAAGTGAAGCTGGCCCGTTCGCTGCAGACGCCGTTGAGCTTCCATGCGCCGGTCGGCAATCCGTGGAATATCAACCTGGCGGCGGCCGACGCTTCCACCGCCTGGGAAGAACTGCAGGACAACGCCGAACGAATGCGCGACTGCCAAGCAACGATGGCGGTTTTTCACGCCTTCATCATGACCGACAAACCGATACCGGCCTTTGGCCGGGGCAGGAGTTATATGGAGTGCATGCAGCGCGCCTTCCGGCCGGAGTTGTCGTTCGACGGGAGCGATTGCCACTGCGGCAATTTCTTTGCACTGCCCGAATACCGTTTGCGACAGCAGCGCCTCAAAGAACGCCTGGCCGAGCTTCGGCAGCGTTATCCCGATTTGACTTTCTGCGTCGAAAACGATTTTCCCACTTTCGGCGCCGGCAATTTGCTGGCCGACCAGCTCAATTTCCTCGAACACCCGGTCTGCCTGGACACCAGCCACCTCTGGTGCACCGCCGGACTGTTCGAACTGGATTATCACCGTGAAATCGAAAAATTTCTGGCCGGACAACGGGTGCAAATGGTCCATCTGCACGCATCGAGTTACCCGCGCCACACGCCCAGGACACTCTGGTGGGACGGCCACCTGCCGCTGCGCACGCCCAACGAGATGGACCTGCCGCGCATCGTCGCCGCCTGCCGGCAATACCGGGTCGCCTATTTCGTCCTGGAAATCTCGGATGCCACGGTTGAAGATATCGACTATCTGGCTGAAATGTGGCAGCATGCCGCCAGCGGAAAGGATACCCGATGA
- a CDS encoding sigma-54 dependent transcriptional regulator — protein sequence MSIVNKPELPRLLLADDERNTREALARYLRGRFDVTLAEDGVTAIHLLQHQNFDLVLTDLRMPGADGMSVLDAALTKEPAPGCIVFSAYGSIENAVAAVKRGAFDFVTKPVNLDRLDIVIGRAMEARQLKAENHTLRQKLQKGFDFSRLVANSPAMHEIIETIKQIAPTRSTVLITGESGTGKEVVAQAIHALSGRTGPLVTVHCAALPANLLESELFGHERGAFTGAIEQKKGRFELANGGTLFLDEIGEIEPQVQVKLLRILENRTFERVGGVEELHCDARIISATNRDLTKMVTEGAFREDLFYRLDVVNLKMPPLRERREDIPLLAKRFLDEFASDNGKSIHTISESALQALQQYSWPGNIRELRNCMERMVVLSRGEELDLSNIPANIRQNQSETPLLPASQLDLGSNKKALLFKALEECGGDRTKAAEKLGISRRTLHRWLNELP from the coding sequence ATGAGCATCGTCAACAAACCGGAATTGCCGCGCCTTCTGCTAGCGGACGACGAACGCAACACCCGGGAGGCGCTGGCGCGCTACCTGCGCGGCCGTTTCGACGTGACGCTGGCGGAAGACGGCGTCACCGCCATTCATCTGCTGCAGCACCAGAACTTCGACCTGGTGCTGACCGATCTGCGGATGCCCGGCGCCGACGGCATGAGCGTCCTGGACGCGGCGCTGACCAAAGAGCCGGCGCCGGGCTGTATCGTCTTTTCCGCTTACGGGTCCATTGAAAACGCGGTCGCCGCCGTCAAGCGCGGCGCGTTCGACTTCGTCACCAAGCCGGTCAACCTGGACCGGCTCGATATCGTCATCGGCCGGGCGATGGAAGCCAGGCAACTGAAAGCCGAAAACCATACTTTGCGTCAGAAATTGCAGAAAGGTTTCGATTTCAGCCGGCTGGTCGCCAACTCTCCGGCCATGCACGAAATCATCGAAACGATCAAGCAGATCGCCCCGACCCGTTCCACCGTATTGATTACCGGTGAGAGCGGCACCGGCAAAGAAGTGGTCGCCCAGGCCATTCACGCCCTCAGCGGCCGGACCGGGCCATTGGTGACGGTGCACTGCGCCGCGCTGCCGGCCAACTTGCTGGAAAGCGAATTGTTCGGTCACGAACGCGGCGCTTTCACCGGCGCCATCGAACAGAAAAAAGGCCGTTTCGAACTGGCCAACGGCGGTACGCTCTTCCTCGATGAAATCGGCGAAATCGAACCGCAGGTTCAAGTCAAGCTGCTGCGAATTCTGGAAAATCGGACTTTCGAACGGGTCGGCGGCGTGGAGGAACTGCACTGCGACGCCCGGATCATCTCCGCAACCAACCGTGATTTGACCAAAATGGTAACGGAAGGCGCTTTCCGGGAAGATCTCTTCTACCGGCTTGACGTCGTCAACCTCAAAATGCCGCCGCTGCGGGAACGCCGCGAGGATATCCCGTTGCTGGCCAAACGTTTTCTCGACGAATTCGCCAGCGATAACGGCAAATCCATCCACACCATCAGCGAAAGCGCGCTGCAAGCCCTGCAGCAATATTCCTGGCCGGGCAATATCCGGGAATTACGCAACTGTATGGAACGCATGGTTGTGCTGTCCCGGGGCGAAGAACTGGATTTGAGCAATATTCCGGCCAACATCCGTCAAAACCAAAGTGAAACGCCACTGCTGCCGGCTTCACAACTGGACCTCGGCAGCAATAAAAAAGCGCTGCTGTTCAAGGCCCTGGAAGAATGCGGCGGCGATCGGACCAAAGCGGCGGAGAAGCTGGGCATCAGCCGTCGGACATTGCACCGCTGGCTGAATGAATTACCATAA
- a CDS encoding DUF5309 family protein has translation MTLYSYSFQNRKRDLADILSTVVKDEPRFISNFKPVEPASRRKHEWLEDQITGRALTATAVASLVVTASAADVAKVKAGTLLVIKNDSALFRVAAVNSATTFTLSLEAANGSAKTTPAADDVLNIVSTPMAEGSQNGDGEENYRTLATNWNATQIFRKDIVLTGSALAVNLYGNVDNQLNRQTAFALGELARDLNRVALFGRRLEATAAVRGEIGGLYYFGTLSGNLNIAAAGARLDSFLVNDAAQMILAEGGDPMQILCSPGQARVLSNEYKNQLQIIRADDRRGAYVAVIVNEINGRGMTIMADPDMPDTDAWVFDPAGFGLANLKGRAISDEDATPKGFDGIKRMALGELTFEFKNLAQRVCRIHGLQGSAAALTAIKNGGSATE, from the coding sequence ATGACTCTCTACAGTTACAGTTTTCAAAACAGGAAGCGCGATCTTGCCGATATCCTGTCGACCGTCGTCAAGGACGAGCCGCGTTTCATCTCCAATTTCAAACCGGTCGAGCCGGCTTCCCGGCGCAAGCACGAATGGCTGGAAGACCAGATCACCGGCCGGGCATTGACGGCGACGGCGGTTGCCTCGCTGGTGGTCACCGCTTCCGCCGCCGATGTGGCCAAAGTGAAAGCCGGTACCCTGCTGGTGATCAAAAACGATTCGGCGTTGTTCCGGGTGGCCGCCGTCAATTCGGCCACGACTTTCACCTTGTCGCTGGAAGCGGCCAACGGTTCGGCCAAAACGACGCCGGCGGCGGACGATGTGTTGAATATCGTTTCCACGCCGATGGCCGAAGGCAGCCAGAACGGCGACGGCGAGGAGAACTACCGGACGCTGGCGACCAACTGGAATGCGACGCAGATATTCCGCAAGGATATCGTCCTGACCGGTTCGGCGCTGGCGGTCAACCTCTATGGCAACGTCGACAACCAGTTGAACCGGCAGACGGCGTTTGCGCTCGGCGAACTGGCCCGGGATTTGAACCGGGTGGCGCTGTTCGGCCGCCGGCTGGAGGCGACGGCGGCGGTACGCGGCGAGATCGGCGGTCTGTATTACTTCGGCACCCTGAGCGGCAATTTGAACATCGCCGCCGCCGGCGCCCGGCTGGACAGCTTCCTGGTCAACGACGCCGCCCAGATGATTCTGGCCGAAGGCGGCGATCCGATGCAGATTCTCTGTTCGCCGGGACAGGCGCGCGTCCTGTCCAACGAGTACAAGAACCAGTTGCAGATCATTCGTGCCGATGACCGGCGCGGCGCTTATGTCGCGGTGATCGTCAACGAGATCAACGGCCGCGGCATGACGATCATGGCCGATCCGGACATGCCGGATACCGACGCCTGGGTGTTCGATCCGGCCGGTTTCGGGCTGGCGAACCTGAAAGGGCGCGCCATCAGCGACGAGGATGCCACGCCGAAAGGATTCGACGGCATCAAACGGATGGCGCTCGGCGAACTGACCTTCGAATTCAAGAACCTGGCGCAGCGGGTTTGCCGGATTCACGGCCTGCAGGGCAGCGCCGCCGCACTGACGGCGATCAAGAACGGCGGCAGTGCGACGGAGTAA
- a CDS encoding AarF/ABC1/UbiB kinase family protein: protein MSLFRKFAGIDRRYASFKRYLEILDALVRFGFGDLQAQLKFGRRNNPREQAQIQRSETRPVRVRLLLEALGPTFIKLGQILSTRPDLVPEEYIRELSKLQENVPGFAYERVRLIIEKEFDCEIEQLFAEFEPEPFAAASIGQVHRAKLPDGKLVVVKVQRPGITRKIDIDLTIMRSLAEHLERISPEIALMRPQEIIEEFSHVLRLELDYLVESAHAKRFAQEMSKQPGVYVPVIYDHLSTHRVLTMERLLGVPATDLMKDQARRREFDLKLLAHNGAMAIFEQIFTYGFFHADPHPGNIFILPGNVIGFIDFGMMGRVSEHERYCFIRAIGFILNQDYESLARAVLTLTVGNSQPDMIKLERDVADLVEANIYLSMEKLSLARVLEELMHVMNAHHLALRPNLYIMIKAVITIESLAKSFDPDLQIIELLKPFMRRQKLRQFDPRRYLMKFLDSWDDMAQAAIELPGTVGEVLKQTSEGKLKVRMEHSGLNPLIDAMNSFSNRLSFAIVLASLIVGSSLIVLSRLPPRWHGVPIIGLAGFLLSGVLGFILVFKSMHRDRSSK from the coding sequence ATGTCGTTGTTCAGAAAATTTGCCGGCATCGACCGGCGTTATGCCAGTTTCAAGCGTTATCTGGAGATTCTGGATGCGCTGGTGCGATTCGGCTTCGGCGATCTTCAGGCGCAGTTGAAATTCGGCCGCCGCAACAATCCGCGCGAACAGGCGCAAATCCAGCGCAGCGAGACCCGTCCGGTCCGGGTCCGGTTGCTGCTGGAAGCGCTGGGGCCGACTTTTATCAAGCTCGGACAAATTCTGTCCACCCGTCCGGATCTGGTGCCGGAGGAATACATCCGGGAACTGAGCAAGCTGCAGGAGAATGTGCCCGGTTTCGCTTACGAGCGGGTCCGGTTGATCATCGAAAAAGAGTTCGACTGCGAAATAGAGCAGCTCTTTGCGGAGTTCGAGCCGGAACCGTTTGCGGCGGCGTCGATCGGCCAGGTGCACCGGGCTAAATTGCCGGACGGCAAACTGGTGGTGGTCAAAGTTCAGCGCCCCGGCATCACCCGCAAAATCGACATCGATCTGACGATCATGCGCAGCCTGGCGGAACACCTGGAACGGATCAGTCCGGAAATCGCCCTGATGCGGCCGCAGGAGATCATCGAGGAATTTTCCCATGTCCTGCGCCTGGAATTGGATTATCTGGTGGAATCCGCCCACGCCAAGCGTTTCGCGCAGGAGATGAGCAAGCAGCCCGGCGTTTATGTGCCGGTCATTTACGACCATCTGTCGACGCACCGGGTGCTGACGATGGAGCGGCTGCTCGGCGTTCCGGCCACCGACCTGATGAAGGATCAGGCCCGCCGCCGGGAGTTCGACCTCAAACTGCTGGCCCACAACGGGGCGATGGCCATTTTCGAGCAGATTTTCACCTATGGCTTTTTTCATGCCGACCCGCATCCCGGCAATATTTTCATCCTGCCGGGCAATGTGATCGGCTTCATCGATTTCGGTATGATGGGGCGGGTCTCCGAGCATGAACGCTACTGTTTCATCCGGGCGATCGGCTTCATCCTCAATCAGGATTACGAATCGCTGGCCAGGGCGGTTCTGACCCTGACGGTCGGCAACAGCCAGCCGGATATGATCAAACTGGAACGGGATGTCGCCGACCTGGTCGAGGCCAATATCTATCTGTCGATGGAGAAGTTGAGTCTGGCCCGGGTGCTGGAGGAATTGATGCACGTGATGAATGCGCATCACCTGGCGTTGCGCCCCAATCTTTATATCATGATCAAAGCGGTGATCACCATCGAGTCGCTGGCAAAGAGCTTCGATCCGGACTTGCAGATCATCGAACTGCTCAAGCCGTTCATGCGGCGGCAGAAACTGCGGCAATTCGATCCGCGGCGTTATCTGATGAAATTTCTCGATTCCTGGGATGACATGGCGCAGGCGGCGATTGAACTGCCCGGCACGGTCGGGGAGGTGTTGAAACAGACTTCCGAAGGCAAATTGAAGGTCCGCATGGAACACAGCGGGCTGAATCCGCTGATCGACGCGATGAATTCCTTCAGCAACCGGCTGTCCTTCGCCATCGTGCTGGCCTCGTTGATCGTCGGTTCTTCGCTGATCGTCCTGTCGAGGCTGCCGCCGCGCTGGCACGGCGTGCCGATCATCGGTCTGGCCGGTTTTCTGTTGTCCGGGGTTCTCGGTTTCATCCTGGTGTTCAAATCGATGCACCGGGATCGTTCGTCGAAGTGA
- a CDS encoding iron-sulfur cluster assembly scaffold protein, with the protein MEFTSEVDKMVCVAKGPNHGPAPIPQEGAWTKAKEIKDISGLTHGVGWCAPQQGACKLTLNVKNGIIQEALVETIGCTGMTHSAAMAAEILPGKTILEALNTDLVCDAINVAMRELFLQIVYGRTQTAFSEGGLPIGAGLEDLGKGLRSVTGTMFGTSAKGVRYLEMAEGYVTEMALDADDQVIGYKFVKVGPMLENINKGMDAGEALAKATGTYGRFAEGVKYINPRHQ; encoded by the coding sequence ATGGAATTCACTTCTGAAGTGGACAAGATGGTATGCGTGGCCAAAGGACCGAATCACGGCCCGGCCCCGATTCCGCAGGAAGGCGCCTGGACGAAGGCCAAAGAGATCAAAGACATTTCCGGTTTGACCCACGGCGTCGGCTGGTGTGCCCCGCAGCAGGGCGCCTGCAAACTGACGCTCAACGTCAAGAACGGCATCATTCAGGAAGCGCTGGTCGAGACCATCGGCTGCACCGGGATGACCCATTCGGCGGCGATGGCGGCGGAAATCCTGCCGGGCAAGACGATTCTTGAAGCGTTGAATACCGACCTGGTCTGCGACGCGATCAATGTGGCGATGCGTGAACTGTTTCTGCAGATTGTTTACGGCCGTACCCAGACGGCATTTTCCGAGGGCGGCCTGCCGATCGGCGCCGGCCTGGAAGATCTCGGCAAGGGATTGCGCAGCGTGACCGGCACGATGTTCGGCACCAGCGCCAAGGGCGTGCGTTACCTGGAAATGGCCGAAGGCTACGTGACGGAAATGGCCCTGGATGCCGACGATCAGGTGATCGGTTATAAATTCGTCAAGGTCGGCCCGATGCTCGAGAACATCAACAAGGGCATGGATGCCGGCGAAGCGCTGGCCAAAGCCACCGGAACTTACGGCCGTTTCGCCGAAGGGGTTAAATACATCAACCCGCGCCACCAGTAA
- a CDS encoding CCA tRNA nucleotidyltransferase, whose protein sequence is MINRLVVAPHICEIVARLQAAGYETYVVGGAIRDLLLGRTPKDYDVSTAATPEEVRAVFGRRSARIIGKRFKLVHLSCGKEIIEISTFRQAPDGTHLPPKLRRRREELPENMILDDNQFGTAEEDAWRRDFSVNALFLDPNGRQLLDHTGLGIQDMENGVVRAIGDPKLRFEEDPVRMLRALKLVGQYGFSLEKQTEAALVASLPLIQHAAQSRLALELEKIMRSTYSDRILTVFRRYGFLKYFLPFFAARWDTVEMQYAMRLLQERNLRVERGCYRNSISIAMATLVLPFVESRLGEAGCGKLWESKPGAPAIIGSLLNQAFVPHALVKRVTFSTCRILLAQPALRSGKWQTVAQQRGYGHAREMMLIQNEVSWHLPDLERSLMADSGVTAGNGKTRRRRRKKKPASAGAEPAPAVQPESAEE, encoded by the coding sequence ATGATTAATCGGTTGGTCGTTGCTCCGCACATTTGCGAAATCGTCGCCAGGCTGCAGGCGGCCGGCTATGAAACCTATGTCGTCGGCGGCGCCATCCGCGATTTGCTGCTGGGGCGGACGCCGAAGGATTACGATGTTTCGACCGCGGCGACGCCGGAGGAGGTGCGCGCCGTGTTCGGCCGCCGTTCCGCCCGGATCATCGGCAAGCGGTTCAAATTGGTGCACCTGTCCTGCGGCAAGGAGATCATCGAGATCAGCACGTTCCGGCAGGCGCCGGACGGTACCCATCTGCCGCCGAAGCTGCGGCGGCGCCGGGAAGAGCTGCCGGAAAATATGATTCTGGACGACAATCAGTTCGGGACGGCCGAAGAGGATGCCTGGCGCCGGGATTTTTCGGTCAACGCGCTGTTTCTGGACCCGAACGGCCGGCAGTTGCTCGATCATACCGGCCTGGGAATTCAGGATATGGAAAATGGCGTGGTGCGCGCCATCGGCGACCCGAAGTTGCGGTTCGAAGAAGATCCGGTCCGGATGCTGCGGGCGTTGAAACTGGTCGGGCAGTACGGTTTTTCGCTGGAAAAACAGACCGAAGCGGCATTGGTGGCCTCGCTGCCGCTGATTCAGCATGCCGCCCAGTCGCGCTTGGCGCTGGAGCTGGAGAAGATCATGCGCTCCACTTACAGCGACCGGATTCTGACCGTGTTCCGCCGATACGGTTTTCTCAAATATTTTCTGCCGTTTTTTGCCGCCCGGTGGGATACGGTGGAGATGCAGTATGCGATGCGGCTGCTGCAGGAGCGCAATCTGCGGGTGGAACGCGGCTGTTATCGCAACAGTATTTCGATCGCGATGGCGACCCTGGTGCTTCCTTTTGTCGAATCGCGGTTGGGCGAAGCGGGTTGCGGCAAACTGTGGGAATCGAAACCGGGAGCGCCGGCGATCATCGGCAGCCTGCTGAATCAGGCCTTCGTGCCGCATGCGCTGGTCAAACGGGTGACTTTTTCGACCTGCCGGATTCTGCTTGCCCAGCCGGCGCTACGGTCCGGCAAATGGCAGACGGTCGCCCAGCAGCGCGGTTACGGCCATGCCAGGGAGATGATGCTGATCCAGAATGAGGTTTCCTGGCATTTGCCGGATTTGGAACGTTCCTTGATGGCCGACAGCGGCGTGACCGCCGGGAACGGCAAAACCCGGCGCCGCCGCCGGAAGAAAAAGCCCGCATCGGCCGGAGCGGAGCCGGCGCCGGCCGTTCAGCCGGAATCGGCGGAAGAGTGA
- a CDS encoding nitrogen regulation protein NR(II) yields MMKKMENHKKSFLDRFIERIDAIDSNSLQAYILRLSRERGFFETVFNAVQEGILVVDRRLRIKYFNKAAREILGLPDDLRRIKLSQLLRSVDWRRILQLDEEEWTRVARQEVEIVYPRQRFLQFYLVPHETGDFATVILRDVTESRRRTEEELQQETAQAISLLAAGVAHEIGNPLNSLYLNLQLLSRELRDDNNDALAMVNACKSEVERLDNIINQFLHAIRPGNPQLQIVDIRQVLLETLTFMHQEIELRRIAVNCDFPETMPNISGDGAQLKQAFYNILKNAIQAMPEGGALEIKADYNDDFLILEFIDSGRGISASEMNRIFEPFQSFKPGGRGIGMMIIERILREHGAELSIDSSPGQGTAVVVKFPRHGRQMRLQRRLTGGETPTLNALAAAKTAEEIQ; encoded by the coding sequence ATGATGAAAAAAATGGAAAATCATAAGAAAAGTTTTCTCGACCGGTTTATCGAACGGATCGACGCGATCGATTCCAACAGTCTGCAGGCCTATATTCTGCGGCTGTCGCGCGAACGCGGTTTTTTTGAAACTGTTTTCAACGCAGTTCAGGAGGGCATTCTCGTCGTCGACCGCCGGCTGCGCATCAAATATTTCAACAAAGCTGCCCGTGAAATCCTCGGCTTGCCGGACGACCTTCGCCGCATCAAGCTGTCGCAACTGCTGCGCAGCGTCGACTGGCGGCGCATTCTGCAGCTCGATGAAGAGGAGTGGACCCGGGTGGCCCGGCAGGAGGTGGAGATCGTCTATCCCCGGCAGCGCTTTCTGCAATTTTACCTGGTGCCGCATGAGACCGGCGACTTCGCCACCGTCATTCTGCGCGACGTCACGGAATCGCGCCGCCGCACCGAAGAGGAGCTGCAGCAGGAAACCGCCCAGGCGATTTCGCTGCTGGCCGCCGGCGTCGCCCATGAGATCGGCAATCCGCTGAACAGTCTTTATCTGAATCTGCAACTGCTCAGCCGGGAATTGCGCGACGACAACAACGACGCGCTGGCAATGGTCAACGCCTGTAAAAGCGAGGTGGAGCGCCTCGACAACATCATCAATCAGTTTCTGCACGCCATCCGGCCCGGCAATCCGCAACTGCAGATCGTCGACATCCGCCAGGTGCTGCTGGAAACGCTGACCTTCATGCACCAGGAAATCGAACTGCGCCGCATCGCTGTCAACTGTGATTTTCCGGAGACGATGCCGAACATTTCCGGCGACGGCGCCCAATTGAAACAGGCCTTTTACAACATTCTGAAAAATGCCATCCAGGCGATGCCGGAAGGCGGCGCGCTGGAAATCAAGGCGGATTACAACGACGATTTTCTGATTCTGGAATTCATCGACAGCGGCAGGGGAATTTCCGCTTCCGAAATGAACCGGATTTTCGAACCGTTCCAATCGTTCAAGCCGGGCGGCCGCGGCATCGGCATGATGATCATCGAACGGATTCTGCGGGAGCACGGCGCCGAGCTTTCGATCGATTCCAGCCCCGGCCAGGGGACGGCGGTGGTGGTGAAATTTCCGCGGCACGGCCGTCAGATGCGGCTGCAGCGCCGGTTGACCGGCGGTGAAACGCCGACTTTGAATGCGCTGGCGGCCGCCAAAACGGCGGAGGAGATCCAATGA